In Brassica napus cultivar Da-Ae chromosome A3, Da-Ae, whole genome shotgun sequence, the sequence CGTGGCTTTTGAAAAACATCACTGCATAAAGCATCTCAGCCACGGTACAGCCATAAATAAACCGTGGCTATGTTACATTTGGTCAATACGATTGGACATAACACTACTATTTTGATGTCTATAAAAACAAAACGTAGCCACTAATTATTGTAGTGGTTAAATCGTGGCTAGGTCTGTTCCCACAAAAAAATACGTTGCTAGTTCGTGGCTAGTGTAGCCACACTACTTTTTCGTGATTTAATCgcgtctttttttttgggtttttcgtgGCTAATATTTTTTCCGTGTCTCCGACGTGGCGGTTGCATGGCTTATAGCCATGGTTATGTAGTGGCACTACCATGGCTATGCGGTAGATTTTTACTAGTGGTTGACAATGAGAAAGTTGAAGTAGGACACGTCGCAGGAGAGCTACAGAAAGCAGATATTCTAACCAAAGTGTTGGGAAGAATCAAGTATAAAGAGATGAGAGAGCTAGTAGGAGTGCAAGATGTCAATCAAGTTCACTTCAAATTTAAAGAGGAGATTGTTGGATAAGCTTGAGTTAGCTTGAGAAGCAAGCAACCTAAATCAATTGAGTTATAGATTAGAAAATTATCTATTGATGCTtacctaatgagtttaggaagttTGTGTGGTTATATATATGGAGATGCATGCGTGTTGCAGAACATATGAGTTTGAGAGAATATTGTGTGCTTGAATTTTGAGAGATTAATATAAAGTGAGTACTTATAATTCTTTAGTTCATATTCTAGAGCCGGGACAATAATTGACCCCAACAAAGGGTAATGATGATAGTTAATGTTGTGTACGAGGCTTGTGTTGGCTCTAGGCCTCCAGTCAATGAAAAATATGTTCTTTCGTTTCTCCGGTTCGTTATCGTCGGGGACGTATCCACGGTGGAACGAGACGATGTCTCCGCTCTCGAGTTTCATTTCTTTGACGAAACGACACCATCCTTTAGTCATCACGTAGCTCTGGCTACTGTTCCAATACGAGTAGCAGAACCTTCACATCTTTCCGGTTCTGTCTTCAAAGTCCAATACCGTACCGGTTTGATTGTCCTCTAAAGGGAAGTAGTTCTCTGCATGTTGCTTTGGTATCACGAGCCGGTTTAGTTTCCCGAAGTCGCTTTGTGTTAGCACTTTGTCGAACATGTGCTCTCCTACCGCCGAGTTGAAGTTGTTGTTGCCGGAGCCACTAGCTCCGGTTTCGGTCGGTTCTTGCCTTCTTGGATAGGGGTCGTCCTCGTTGTCGACATATTCATCAAGACTATTATATAAACTTTGTTCCAATTCAAGATCTTTTAAAAGGTATTCAACTCTTTTTAGTGGATGTAATGAGTGGTTCTTGAGAATGTGAGATAATATTTAGCagatacaaaaatacaaaataaaacccACAACCGCAAATAGTAATCGGTAACTGGTAATTAAAATCAGGAGTTATGAGCAAGTGAGGCACAAATAAAACGCTAGAatccagaagaagaagacagacGTACTCTTTagtatttagaatttatccaaatatTCTCTCTGCATCAAGTTCCCATtgatattttgttaaatatttttcttaattttcataAATGTGTAAAATAAATACGAAATTCGAAAAACAACTAATGGGTCATAGTTAACCGTTGTGATCAAGCCAGTCTGGTCCGACGTTTAGGATACATGTTGGGATCTAATCTAGGCTCGACACAAGCCAAGAGAGGTTTAGCCATGAATAAGTTTTCTTTCGATTCGACTAGCTCGACTTTGGCCGTCTTTGGAGGAAGCGTCCAGTCGAATCCTTGAAGAAGCCTTCCCAGCAATGTAACAATCATATAGGTCCCAAGCTTAGTCCCAACGCAGCCACGCCTACCGGTTCCAAATGAAACGAGTCGCATGTCTGGCTCAGTCAACATCACTTCATCACCGGTTAGGTGACGCTCAGGCTTGTAGATGAGTGGCTCGTCCCATGTTTTAGGGTTTCGACCAATA encodes:
- the LOC125601534 gene encoding dihomomethionine N-hydroxylase-like, translated to MDIVITFKFFFTQFYIIFLNFNVTGSHILVSRPGIGRNPKTWDEPLIYKPERHLTGDEVMLTEPDMRLVSFGTGRRGCVGTKLGTYMIVTLLGRLLQGFDWTLPPKTAKVELVESKENLFMAKPLLACVEPRLDPNMYPKRRTRLA